In Scatophagus argus isolate fScaArg1 chromosome 14, fScaArg1.pri, whole genome shotgun sequence, the following proteins share a genomic window:
- the LOC124071273 gene encoding hexokinase-2-like: MSGNNSTLHLDGIPPDTLSKVQVYLKPFRLSLEKLKEVSARLKKDLIRGLGKHSHHKAPVKMLPTFVRATPDGTEKGDFLALDLGGTNFRVLHVRVVEEEQMVLKMDSQICAIPQEMMLGPGEQLFDHIAACLYDFLISQNLKGQTLPLGFTFSFPCEQKEIDKSILIRWTKGFRCSGVEGKDVVKLLKEAIQRRGDYDIGSVAMVNDTVGTMMSCGYRDQSCEIGMIIGTGTNACYMEEMKNVKRVEGEDGRMCINTEWGGFGDDGSLKDILTEFDVMVDKMSINPGVHTFEKMISGMYLGEIVRLLLVRLTEDKLLFKGQASEALLTPGKFETKFISEIEQQDKGLENTQSILTKLGLKWDLVDSCVVRLVCDTISSRAACLCAAALATLANRIRVNRGLDRLKTTVGVDGTVYRKHPNFSEELQATVRLLAPKCDITFLVSEDGSGKGAAMVTAVAQRLALQSRLLEDSEGDEEEEEEEEEEEDEDK, encoded by the exons ATGAGCGGAAACAACTCAACCCTGCACCTGGACGGCATCCCTCCGGACACGCTCAGTAAG GTGCAGGTCTACCTGAAGCCTTTCCGTCTGTCTCTGGAGAAGCTGAAGGAGGTTTCTGCTCGACTGAAGAAGGATCTGATTCGAGGTCTGGGCAAACACTCTCATCACAAGGCGCCCGTCAAGATGCTGCCCACATTCGTCAGGGCCACGCCGGACGGGACGG AGAAAGGTGACTTCCTGGCGTTGGATCTCGGAGGAACAAACTTCCGAGTGCTTCACGTCcgggtggtggaggaggagcagatggTGCTGAAGATGGACAGTCAGATCTGTGCCATCCCACAGGAAATGATGCTGGGACCCGGAGAGCAG CTGTTCGACCACATCGCGGCCTGTCTCTATGACTTCCTCATCTCTCAGAATCTGAAGGGACAAACTCTTCCTCTGGGCTTCACCTTCTCTTTCCCCTGTGAACAGAAAGAAATCGACAag AGCATCCTGATCCGCTGGACCAAAGGCTTCAGATGCTCCGGAGTGGAAGGAAAAGACGTGGTGAAGTTACTGAAAGAGGCCATTCAGAGGAGAGGG gacTACGATATAGGCTCAGTTGCCATGGTGAACGACACGGTGGGCACGATGATGAGCTGCGGCTACAGGGACCAGAGCTGTGAGATCGGCATGATCATCG GTACGGGAACCAACGCCTGCTacatggaggagatgaagaacgTGAAGCGCGTGGAGGGCGAGGACGGGCGGATGTGCATCAACACGGAGTGGGGCGGCTTCGGGGACGACGGCTCCCTGAAGGACATCCTGACCGAGTTTGACGTGATGGTGGACAAGATGTCCATCAACCCCGGTGTGCACAC CTTTGAGAAGATGATCAGCGGCATGTATCTGGGAGAAATCGTCCGGCTGCTGCTGGTGAGGCTGACGGAGGACAAGCTGCTGTTTAAGGGACAGGCCTCGGAGGCGCTGCTGACTCCGGGAAAATTTGAGACAAAGTTCATCTCTGAGATTGAGCA GCAGGACAAAGGTCTGGAAAACACTCAGAGTATTCTGACTAAGTTGGGTTTGAAGTGGGACTTGGTCGACTCCTGCGTGGTGCGTCTCGTGTGTGACACCATCTCCTCACGCGCCGCCTGTCTCTGCGCCGCCGCCCTGGCGACCCTCGCCAACCGCATCCGAGTCAACCGTGGGTTGGACCGTCTGAAGACCACTGTGGGGGTGGACGGGACGGTCTACAGAAAACATCCCAA TTTCAGCGAGGAGCTCCAGGCGACGGTGCGCCTCCTCGCCCCCAAGTGTGACATCACTTTCCTCGTCTCAGAGGATGGCAGCGGGAAGGGTGCTGCCATGGTAACGGCTGTGGCGCAGCGGCTGGCTCTCCAGTCCCGACTGTTAGAGGACAGCGAGGgtgacgaggaagaggaggaggaggaggaggaggaggaggatgaagataaataa